In the genome of Candidatus Defluviilinea gracilis, one region contains:
- a CDS encoding redoxin domain-containing protein: MHDDTNIVRKPSEYRGRNVVLYFYPADDTPGIKGSLLLCDDYSAYEMLGIVILGVSPIRSNRMKFKKKIYAPIPVIN; encoded by the coding sequence TTGCATGACGATACGAATATCGTAAGAAAACCGTCCGAGTATCGCGGCAGGAATGTGGTCTTATATTTTTATCCCGCCGATGATACGCCGGGTATTAAAGGAAGCCTGCTACTCTGCGATGATTATTCCGCGTATGAAATGCTGGGTATTGTAATTCTTGGCGTCAGCCCGATACGGTCGAATCGCATGAAGTTCAAGAAAAAAATTTATGCTCCCATTCCCGTTATTAATTGA